A region from the Parasphingopyxis sp. CP4 genome encodes:
- a CDS encoding putative 2OG-Fe(II) oxygenase, with amino-acid sequence MASGIVTGGKGTDPSVVIQTAMKQRDAGRSDAAILQVKTALKAHPDHLRLWHVLGLLYRAQEDSAEAMKAFSQAVRLAPNDHKVTHGLARVTLEAGRDAVQLFDQAHAVAPSDGSVLMGRAAAQSAMGKTNEAIADLDRMLGQSPAWIEGQDLLANLRWMNGQRDKFVDGYERALAKQPKNMALWFSLINLLTQVEQFAEADAVVRRARLHVQDKRALDICEAICASELRDDSRADRLFDAVAPYAEMPLAVRYVRHMLRTNRPEEAAKCGEERVGDPDANEMWPYLGIAWRMMGDKHWEWLERDDRLIQTYDIGDRVDMDALAAHLRTLHVLKADMAGQSVRGGTQTDGPLFARADPEIRKLRAAIVETVQEHMRSLAPIDLDHPVLRYAPGPVSFGGSWSVRLAGEGRHTHHIHPRGWCSSALYVSLPPQDEFGEPPAGWLAFGVPPDELAIDLPPYKMVEPKVGRLALFPSIMWHGTMPFDSGERLTVAFDVQAPPS; translated from the coding sequence ATGGCAAGCGGTATAGTAACTGGAGGCAAGGGAACCGATCCATCTGTGGTCATCCAGACTGCAATGAAGCAACGCGATGCCGGTCGCAGCGATGCCGCGATCCTTCAGGTCAAGACAGCGCTCAAGGCACATCCCGATCATCTGCGTTTGTGGCATGTATTGGGTTTGCTCTATCGCGCACAGGAAGATTCAGCTGAGGCAATGAAGGCGTTTTCGCAGGCCGTCCGCCTTGCTCCAAATGATCATAAGGTCACCCACGGGCTTGCGCGGGTAACGCTTGAAGCGGGTCGCGACGCGGTACAGCTGTTCGATCAGGCGCACGCCGTAGCGCCCTCAGATGGCAGTGTGTTGATGGGGCGCGCCGCGGCACAATCCGCGATGGGCAAAACCAATGAGGCCATCGCAGATCTTGATCGCATGCTTGGGCAAAGTCCCGCCTGGATCGAAGGGCAGGATCTATTGGCTAATCTTCGCTGGATGAATGGGCAGCGCGACAAATTTGTCGACGGTTATGAGCGCGCCCTGGCCAAGCAGCCTAAAAATATGGCCCTGTGGTTCTCGCTGATAAACCTACTAACCCAGGTCGAACAATTCGCCGAGGCCGATGCGGTTGTTCGCCGCGCTCGGCTGCATGTGCAGGACAAGCGCGCGCTCGACATCTGCGAAGCAATTTGCGCATCCGAGCTGCGCGACGATAGCCGGGCAGATCGCTTGTTCGATGCGGTCGCGCCCTATGCCGAAATGCCTTTGGCGGTTCGCTACGTACGCCATATGCTGCGCACAAACCGGCCCGAAGAAGCCGCAAAATGTGGCGAAGAGCGCGTGGGGGATCCGGACGCGAACGAAATGTGGCCCTATCTGGGTATCGCCTGGCGCATGATGGGGGACAAGCACTGGGAGTGGCTAGAACGCGACGACCGCCTGATCCAGACCTATGATATCGGCGATCGTGTCGACATGGATGCGCTTGCTGCGCATCTAAGGACGTTGCACGTTCTCAAGGCAGACATGGCCGGCCAATCCGTGCGCGGCGGCACCCAGACCGACGGCCCCTTGTTCGCGCGAGCGGACCCCGAAATCCGAAAGTTACGCGCCGCAATAGTCGAAACGGTGCAAGAGCATATGCGGTCTCTCGCGCCAATCGATCTCGATCATCCTGTCTTGCGTTATGCACCCGGCCCAGTTTCCTTCGGGGGCTCCTGGTCGGTGCGGCTTGCCGGTGAAGGACGTCATACCCATCATATTCATCCGCGTGGTTGGTGCAGTTCGGCGCTCTATGTGAGTTTACCGCCGCAAGATGAATTTGGAGAGCCGCCGGCTGGTTGGCTTGCCTTTGGCGTCCCGCCTGACGAACTCGCGATCGACCTCCCGCCCTATAAGATGGTCGAGCCGAAGGTGGGCCGGTTGGCCTTGTTTCCCTCAATCATGTGGCATGGCACGATGCCCTTTGATTCCGGCGAACGCCTGACGGTCGCATTCGACGTCCAGGCGCCACCTAGCTGA
- a CDS encoding TonB-dependent siderophore receptor yields MTKTSKFTQLKTGAAPVVLGIAMMSTPAFAQDSDELAAASSNQPAIIVTGTRISNPNLEQSSPIQVVGQDEMDFRQATNAEELIGELPGIAPGTNSSVNNGSNGTASLNLRNLGTGRNLILLDGTRLVPSTIGSRTDLNIIPVALVERVEVITGGASSVYGADAISGVANFVLRRDFEGLEAAMSYGINERGDGERIRTDLTLGANFDDGRGNAILSIGYQEVDDVLQGSRLISQGAKFGGNVFGSGTTVPTRFNGLQIAPGGAGGLVPQYNTFNYAPFNYFQTPLERWNIFGSARYEVTPGIEVYTRGMFTNSTVNLQLAPSGLFGDPFALPLNNPFLNDQQVQDICASFAVPIPVATCTAARNAADPTDPNFLAPDVIINRRLVEQGPRQTANVTNQFQLWAGVRGDLSPTLSYDVYATYGESQRTNTRTNWGLKSRVEQALNATSPTTCFDASNGCFPINLSGLGAAGTNIDPRSVAFFNQPSGFTDSTSLLQVNASLNGTFGETGLFTETPIGFAVGVEYRDYTASRVADVSAGTQDEVLGTGAPAPTFNGGYDVIEGFAEVIVPILEDIPGFYSLTAEGGIRVSDYSNAGTNVTWKAGGSWEPFEGFRFRGIYQVAVRAPNIGELFAPVTTGLTPLPIDPCAGANPVGNATLTAICVAQGAPAATIGVIPQPSAAQINATAGGNVNLDVEEATSLTLGLVATPRQIPGLTVSIDYFDIEVTGAITTPNPGDILTPCYGANSDGNGTDPAQCANIGRNPINGSLNGGGETLGLILQLSNLGEIVTSGIDFRVNYTLPLSFGSLNWDLNGTWTDTLTFNANPANPNNVTRECVGLFSGNCEPITPEWAFNLRTTLSIDDLVDVSLLWRWIDGVTYEFNDGMDGGNGFLAESQAFDDASYFDLSVRSNVSENFDVTFSVFNLLDRDAPETSSFIGSSVFNSGNTYPTTYDVLGRRYQVTGRLRF; encoded by the coding sequence GTGACCAAGACTTCCAAATTTACACAACTGAAGACGGGTGCTGCACCTGTCGTGCTCGGCATCGCCATGATGTCGACGCCTGCGTTCGCGCAGGACAGCGATGAGCTGGCGGCTGCAAGCAGCAACCAGCCGGCAATCATCGTTACGGGTACTCGTATTTCGAACCCGAACCTTGAACAGTCGAGCCCGATCCAGGTCGTTGGCCAGGACGAAATGGATTTTCGTCAGGCAACCAACGCTGAAGAGCTGATCGGTGAACTGCCGGGTATCGCACCGGGCACGAACAGCTCGGTCAACAACGGTTCGAACGGTACGGCTTCGCTGAACCTTCGTAACCTGGGTACCGGCCGTAACCTGATCCTTCTCGACGGTACGCGTCTCGTACCTTCGACGATCGGTTCGCGGACTGACTTGAACATCATCCCGGTTGCTCTTGTTGAGCGGGTTGAAGTCATCACCGGTGGTGCTTCTTCGGTGTATGGTGCTGACGCCATCTCGGGTGTTGCCAACTTCGTTCTGCGTCGTGACTTTGAAGGTCTCGAAGCTGCAATGAGCTACGGCATCAACGAGCGCGGTGACGGCGAGCGTATTCGCACGGACCTTACGCTGGGTGCCAATTTCGACGATGGTCGCGGTAACGCAATCCTGTCGATCGGCTATCAGGAAGTTGACGATGTGCTCCAGGGCAGTCGACTGATCTCCCAGGGCGCCAAGTTCGGCGGCAACGTATTCGGTTCGGGTACGACGGTTCCGACACGCTTCAACGGCCTGCAGATTGCACCGGGTGGAGCTGGTGGACTGGTTCCGCAGTACAACACGTTCAACTACGCACCGTTCAACTATTTCCAGACGCCGCTTGAGCGTTGGAACATCTTCGGTTCTGCGCGTTATGAAGTAACGCCGGGTATCGAAGTGTACACGCGTGGCATGTTCACGAACTCGACCGTTAACCTGCAGCTCGCACCTTCGGGCCTGTTCGGTGATCCGTTCGCACTGCCGCTGAACAACCCGTTCCTCAATGACCAGCAGGTCCAGGACATCTGCGCCAGCTTTGCTGTGCCGATCCCTGTAGCGACCTGTACGGCAGCTCGGAATGCTGCGGATCCGACGGATCCGAACTTCCTGGCACCGGACGTCATCATCAACCGTCGTTTGGTTGAGCAGGGTCCACGTCAGACTGCTAACGTCACCAACCAGTTCCAGCTTTGGGCCGGTGTGCGTGGTGATCTCAGCCCGACGCTCTCCTATGATGTCTATGCAACATACGGTGAATCACAGCGTACCAATACGCGGACGAACTGGGGTCTGAAATCGCGCGTTGAGCAGGCGCTCAATGCAACGAGCCCGACGACCTGTTTCGACGCTTCGAACGGCTGTTTCCCGATCAACCTGAGTGGCCTTGGCGCCGCTGGCACGAATATCGATCCGCGCTCGGTTGCGTTCTTCAACCAGCCGTCCGGCTTCACGGACTCGACGTCGCTGCTGCAGGTCAACGCTTCGCTGAACGGTACGTTCGGTGAAACCGGCCTGTTCACGGAAACGCCGATCGGTTTCGCAGTTGGTGTCGAATATCGTGACTATACGGCTAGCCGTGTTGCTGACGTGTCGGCAGGTACGCAGGACGAAGTTCTGGGTACGGGTGCTCCGGCACCGACCTTCAACGGTGGCTATGACGTCATCGAAGGTTTCGCTGAAGTCATCGTGCCGATCCTGGAAGACATTCCGGGCTTCTACAGCCTGACCGCTGAAGGCGGTATTCGTGTGTCGGATTATTCCAACGCCGGTACCAACGTCACGTGGAAAGCTGGTGGTAGCTGGGAACCGTTTGAAGGCTTCCGCTTCCGCGGCATCTATCAGGTTGCAGTTCGTGCACCGAATATCGGCGAGCTGTTTGCTCCGGTTACGACCGGCCTGACGCCGCTGCCGATTGATCCGTGTGCTGGTGCTAACCCGGTTGGCAATGCAACGCTGACGGCCATCTGCGTCGCTCAGGGTGCGCCTGCTGCAACGATCGGCGTTATTCCGCAGCCTTCTGCGGCACAGATCAACGCAACGGCTGGCGGTAACGTCAATCTGGACGTTGAAGAAGCCACGTCGCTTACTCTGGGTCTTGTCGCAACGCCGCGTCAGATCCCGGGCTTGACGGTGTCGATCGACTATTTCGACATCGAGGTTACGGGCGCCATCACCACACCGAACCCGGGTGACATTCTCACCCCATGCTATGGTGCGAACAGCGATGGTAACGGCACCGATCCGGCACAGTGTGCCAATATCGGCCGTAACCCGATCAACGGTTCGTTGAACGGTGGCGGTGAGACCCTGGGTCTGATCCTGCAGCTCTCCAACCTTGGTGAGATCGTAACGAGCGGTATTGACTTCCGGGTCAACTACACGCTGCCGTTGAGCTTCGGTTCGCTGAACTGGGATCTCAATGGTACCTGGACGGACACGCTGACGTTCAATGCGAACCCAGCAAACCCGAACAACGTCACGCGTGAATGCGTCGGCTTGTTCAGCGGTAACTGTGAGCCGATCACGCCGGAATGGGCATTCAACCTGCGTACCACGCTGAGCATCGACGACCTTGTCGACGTCTCGCTGCTGTGGCGCTGGATTGATGGCGTTACGTATGAGTTCAACGACGGTATGGACGGTGGCAACGGGTTCTTGGCGGAATCTCAGGCCTTTGATGACGCATCTTACTTCGATCTGTCGGTTCGTTCGAACGTCAGCGAGAATTTCGATGTGACCTTCTCGGTCTTCAACCTACTGGACCGCGATGCGCCTGAAACCAGCTCGTTCATCGGTTCGAGCGTGTTCAACTCTGGTAACACCTATCCGACGACGTATGACGTCCTCGGTCGCCGTTATCAGGTAACGGGCCGTCTGCGCTTCTAA
- a CDS encoding M23 family metallopeptidase, producing the protein MRRIALGAALVIAAAAMACSTGDASVAQSDAAEAPAMAEQTVPTARRDFVFDGIFRQGGIVRGQVPTGTQRLSLNDTDIPIADDGSFVIGFGRDHGAAATLTAYSQSGAEQVRTLSIASTDWRIERVNASRRGGRSSAEFQRRRAPEISQIVAAREIRSDINGWRQDFMWPVTGRISGVFGSQRIYRGEPGSYHSGVDIARPSGTPIVAPADGVVVLATETPFSLEGYLLIIDHGMGLNSAFLHLSRIDVTLGQVVERGQRIAAIGSSGRATGPHLHWGMKWENQRIDPRFLAGPMPVSGS; encoded by the coding sequence ATGAGGCGAATAGCGCTCGGTGCGGCGCTGGTGATCGCAGCCGCAGCCATGGCCTGTTCAACCGGCGACGCGTCGGTGGCGCAGTCAGATGCTGCTGAGGCGCCGGCCATGGCCGAGCAAACGGTGCCAACGGCGCGCCGCGATTTCGTCTTTGATGGTATTTTCAGGCAAGGCGGCATTGTGCGGGGCCAGGTTCCAACCGGGACACAACGGCTTAGTCTGAATGACACGGACATCCCAATCGCCGACGATGGCAGCTTCGTGATTGGCTTTGGACGCGATCATGGAGCGGCCGCGACATTGACTGCCTATTCCCAGTCCGGCGCAGAACAGGTTCGCACCTTAAGTATTGCGAGTACGGACTGGCGGATTGAGCGCGTCAACGCATCGCGGCGTGGTGGCCGCTCTTCGGCCGAGTTTCAGCGTCGTCGCGCACCTGAGATTTCGCAAATTGTTGCGGCTCGCGAGATACGCTCGGATATCAACGGCTGGCGGCAGGATTTCATGTGGCCAGTGACCGGACGGATCAGTGGGGTTTTTGGTTCCCAGCGTATCTATCGCGGCGAGCCGGGCTCCTACCATTCTGGCGTCGATATCGCGCGGCCTTCAGGCACCCCCATAGTAGCGCCAGCCGATGGGGTCGTCGTTCTGGCGACGGAAACACCGTTTTCGCTCGAAGGGTATCTTCTCATAATTGACCATGGGATGGGCCTTAACAGCGCATTCCTTCATCTTTCCCGGATTGACGTGACTCTGGGCCAGGTTGTGGAGCGTGGGCAGCGCATTGCTGCTATCGGATCCAGCGGCCGTGCTACGGGTCCGCATCTCCATTGGGGAATGAAGTGGGAAAACCAACGAATCGACCCGCGATTCCTGGCAGGACCAATGCCAGTTTCGGGCTCTTAA
- a CDS encoding DUF2093 domain-containing protein yields MANNFRMIAPGDHVLCAVSGQAILLDDLRYWSVERQEAYATADISVRAFEDAE; encoded by the coding sequence ATGGCCAATAATTTCCGGATGATTGCTCCGGGCGATCACGTGCTGTGCGCGGTAAGCGGCCAGGCTATTCTACTCGACGATCTTCGCTATTGGAGCGTTGAGCGACAGGAAGCCTACGCCACTGCCGATATTTCGGTTCGTGCGTTTGAGGACGCAGAATGA